In Methanothermococcus thermolithotrophicus DSM 2095, one DNA window encodes the following:
- a CDS encoding P-II family nitrogen regulator, whose protein sequence is MKKVEAIIRPERLDIVKNSLTDAGYVGMTVSEVKGRGIQGGIVERYRGREYTVDLLPKIKIELVVKEEDVEKIIDIICENAKTGNQGDGKVFIIPVEEVVRVRTKERGRGAI, encoded by the coding sequence ATGAAAAAAGTAGAAGCCATAATAAGGCCAGAGAGATTAGATATTGTTAAAAATTCCCTAACTGATGCTGGTTATGTGGGAATGACCGTTAGTGAAGTTAAAGGAAGAGGTATCCAAGGGGGAATTGTAGAAAGATACAGAGGAAGAGAATACACAGTTGATCTACTTCCAAAAATAAAAATTGAACTTGTAGTTAAGGAAGAAGATGTGGAAAAAATAATAGACATAATCTGTGAAAATGCCAAAACTGGAAACCAAGGGGATGGGAAAGTGTTTATCATACCTGTTGAAGAGGTTGTAAGGGTAAGAACCAAAGAAAGAGGAAGAGGGGCAATTTAA
- a CDS encoding ammonium transporter — translation MTAAELNSIADALTSLVTAGDVFFLVVMGVLVFMMQWGFAMLEGGQVRKKNVNNVMMKNMVDWLIGCVSWLFIGGVLAVSINPADFISWWSKIFSATPFLVDNGIELANWFFGLVFAATAATIVSGGVAERIKFGAYVLISIVITALLYPFFVYLGPWGAGIVSWHDYAGSLIVHALGGFLALGAIAALGPRVGRFMNGKSVPILGHNIPMAVFGALALAIGWYGFNVGSSLALGDVSGLVCATTTLAMAGGGIGALLMSKKDVLFTANGLVAGLVAICAGTDIVSPVGALIIGIIAGAQVPIVYRLLEKMKLDDVCGVVPVHGTAGVTGAILAGIFGMTAFGGTGDVSLMEQIIASVFVIVYGTSLGYVLGKVVGIFTGGLRVSEEDEKIGLDLAEHKLSAYPEEERV, via the coding sequence ATGACTGCAGCAGAATTAAATTCAATAGCAGATGCATTAACAAGTTTAGTAACTGCGGGCGATGTATTCTTCCTTGTTGTCATGGGAGTCCTCGTTTTCATGATGCAATGGGGCTTTGCAATGCTCGAAGGAGGACAGGTTAGGAAGAAAAATGTTAACAATGTTATGATGAAAAACATGGTTGATTGGTTGATTGGCTGTGTTTCATGGTTATTTATTGGTGGTGTTTTAGCAGTTTCAATAAATCCTGCTGATTTCATAAGTTGGTGGAGTAAAATATTTAGTGCAACACCGTTCCTAGTAGATAATGGTATTGAATTAGCAAACTGGTTCTTTGGACTGGTATTCGCAGCAACAGCAGCTACAATAGTTTCAGGAGGTGTTGCAGAGAGAATAAAATTCGGTGCATATGTGTTAATATCCATTGTAATAACAGCGTTATTATATCCTTTCTTCGTATACTTGGGTCCATGGGGTGCAGGTATCGTTTCATGGCATGATTACGCTGGAAGTTTAATAGTTCATGCCCTTGGTGGATTCTTAGCACTAGGAGCTATTGCAGCATTGGGTCCAAGGGTTGGAAGATTTATGAATGGTAAATCAGTACCAATTTTAGGGCACAACATACCAATGGCAGTATTTGGGGCATTGGCTCTAGCAATTGGATGGTACGGATTCAACGTAGGTAGTTCACTGGCGTTAGGGGATGTTTCAGGCCTTGTATGTGCTACAACAACACTTGCTATGGCAGGTGGAGGTATTGGGGCATTGTTAATGTCTAAAAAAGATGTATTATTTACTGCCAACGGTTTAGTTGCCGGGCTTGTTGCCATCTGTGCAGGTACAGATATAGTTAGCCCAGTAGGAGCTCTTATTATAGGTATCATAGCAGGAGCTCAGGTTCCTATAGTTTATAGATTATTAGAAAAAATGAAACTCGACGATGTCTGTGGGGTGGTGCCTGTCCATGGAACCGCAGGTGTTACTGGTGCAATATTGGCAGGTATTTTCGGAATGACCGCGTTTGGTGGAACAGGAGATGTAAGTCTTATGGAACAGATAATAGCATCAGTATTTGTTATTGTCTACGGAACAAGTCTAGGATATGTGTTAGGTAAGGTAGTAGGAATATTCACCGGCGGTCTTAGAGTATCCGAAGAGGATGAGAAAATTGGGCTCGATTTGGCAGAACACAAACTCTCAGCATACCCTGAGGAAGAAAGAGTTTAA
- a CDS encoding MGMT family protein — MSSFSKRCYNLVKKIPRGYVTTYKEIAEILGTKGYRAVGMVLNKNPSIPEIPCHRVVKSNGEVGGYAKGIEKKIELLESEGIPIKDKKIINFEKYFFRFDRSKTKT, encoded by the coding sequence ATGTCCAGTTTTAGTAAAAGATGCTACAATCTCGTTAAAAAGATTCCAAGAGGATATGTAACCACATATAAAGAGATTGCGGAGATATTGGGAACTAAAGGATATAGGGCAGTTGGAATGGTATTAAATAAGAATCCAAGTATTCCAGAAATCCCATGTCACAGAGTTGTTAAATCAAATGGTGAAGTTGGAGGATATGCCAAAGGAATAGAAAAGAAAATAGAGCTCTTAGAGAGCGAAGGAATACCAATTAAAGATAAAAAAATAATTAATTTTGAAAAATATTTTTTTAGATTTGATAGATCTAAAACCAAAACCTAA